From the Mycobacterium sp. 155 genome, the window CGTGCCCGATTGCGCCGGACAGAGTCCCGATGTGTGTAAGCAGATCTTCAACGCTGCGGGGTTCCCCAACACGGTCAGTGTCGATGTCGACAGCCCGCAGCCTAAGGGGCAGGTCGTCGGCACCGAGCCGGCCTCCGAACAGAACGTCCCGGTCGACACCCTGATCCAGATCCGGGTGTCGCGCGGCAACCAGTTCGTCATGCCGGATGTACGCGGGGGATTCTGGACCGACGTCGAGGCCAACCTGCGTAATGCGTACGGCTGGACGGGGAACCTCAACCGTGCCCCCGATGTATCGAACAGCGGTCAGCGGACCAACGCCGTGGTGACCCAGAGCCCGTCTCCGGGCACCCCGGTGAACTTCGGGGATCCGATTACGCTGGCGTTCGCTTCGTAGCCGCGGCAACCGCGCGGCCGACCTCGTCCTCGAGCTGACGCACAAGGTTCTCGTCCGGCGGGCAACCGCAGAGCACCAACCAGTTGGCAAGCATCCGGTGCCCGCCCTCGGTGAGGATCGATTCGGGGTGGAATTGCACACCGTGGATGGGCAACTCACGGTGACGCACGGCCATGATGACGCCGCTGTCGGTCTGCCCGATCACCTCGAGGCCGGCCGGCACGGTTTCGGGCAGGATCGTCAGCGAGTGGTACCGGGTGGCGGTGAATGGATCCGGAAGTCCTCGCAGCACACCGGCATCCGCGTGATGCACCACGCTGGTCTTGCCGTGCAGCAGCTCCGGGGCCCGGTCCACGGTGCCGCCGAACGCGACGCCGATGGCCTGATGTCCCAGGCACACACCGAGCAGGGGAGTACCCGCCTCAGCGCAGGCGCGGACCAGCGGGATCGACGCACCCGCACGTTCCGGCGTGCCCGGACCTGGGCTCAACAGCACCCCGTCGAAGTCCTGTGCTGCCTTCGCGATATCGGCTTCGGTGGCCAGCCGCGCGTCGTCGTTACGCCACACCTGCGCGTGCACCCCGAGCTGGCCCAGGTACTGGACCAGGTTGAACACGAAACTGTCGTAGTTGTCGACCACCAGAACCTGCATCGGCCCAGGTTACCGACTCAATACCCGATGGGACCCGCCGGCTGGGCATAGCGCATCCGGACCGGCTCGGTATGCCCGACGAGGTCCACCTGGGCGCGGGGTTCCTCGACGTAACCGAGCCCGAACCGCACCACGTACCGCTTATAGAGCGTGACGAGGGGAGCTGCAGCCAGCGCGGCCTGCATGGCACCCGCGTCACCGACCGCGGTGATGACATACGGCGGGCTGTAGGTGCGGCCGTTGAGCAGGAGAGTATTTCCGACACAACGCGGCGCGGAGCCGGCCATGATGCGCTGATCCTGCATCTGGATACCTTCTGCGCCCGCACTCCACAGCGCGTTGAGCACGGCTTGGATGTCTTGCTGGTGCACCACCAGGTCGTCTGGCGCGGCGTCCCCCGGGAATCGGCCCTGGGCGTCGCGCTGAGCATCGTTGAGGGTCACCACCAGACCCGGTCCACGCATCGGGGTGATGTCTGCATCGACAGCCAACGCGTCGGCACGTCCGGTGATGGCTTTCAGCGCGGCGTGTGAGGTCGGCGTGCCACCGTGATGGCTGTCGACTTGGTCGGCCAACGCGTCCCGTTGGGCGGTCAACCGCTCGACCGACTGTTGAGCCTCACGCACCAGGTCGACCAGACGCGGCGCGTCGCTGCGGCGGATCTCGCCACCGCCCGAAACCCCGTGGGTCGCGGCCAGCAGCAAACCCGCCAGCAGGCACACCACCGGCACGCCAAACCGCCACCGGGATCGGCGCGGTCGGTCCATCGATTTCTCCCCTGGACGTGCAGCTACGTTAGTGTCGTGAAGCATCCTGCTTCCATCGTCGCACCGTGTGACGCCGACTGCCCGTGAAGGTACCCATGCCCAAGTCCAAAGTCCGTAAGAAGAACGACTTCACCATCAAGCCGGTGAGCCGGACACCGGTCAAGGTCAAGGCCGGACCGTCCAGTATCTGGTTCGTGGCGCTGTTCATCGGGCTGATGCTGTTCGGCCTGATTTGGCTGCTGGTGTTCCAGCTCGCTGCCACCAATCCGATCGACACTCCGTCGTTCCTGCAATGGATGGCCGAGTTAGGTCCGTGGAACTACGCGATCGCGTTTGCCTTCATGATCACCGGACTTTTGCTCACGATGCGCTGGCACTGAGCTGCGGCGATACGATGATGAATTCATCGCACGTTCCAGGCGCCGAGGATTCAGCAACGTCGCGGCGGTCCAATCACATCGTTGTTATTCATCCCCACTGTGGATAGCACCTGTGGATAACTTCATTAGCCACGGTAAGAGGGTGTGACAAACCTGTGCAGCAAACGCAGTGGAGTCCGTCGACGTTGGGAATCCTCGCTTGCGGCATAACCGGACTCGTCATGGCTACCGGGGCTGTGACTTTGATCACAGATTCTCCGGGACGTGTTCTGGCCGGCGTTGCGGGGGTGGGATTGATCACCTTTGCAAGCTTCTCGTGGCGCGCGCGGCCGAAGCTGGCAATCACCGGCGAGGGCTTGGCGATCGGCGGTTGGTGGCGCACCCGAACACTCCGCCGCAATGACATCCGGTCGATCCGCATCACCGAGTTCCGGCGGATCGGGCGGAAAGTGCGACTCCTGGAGGTCGACACCGTCGATGACCGGCTGACCGTCTTCACCCGGTGGGACCTTGGGACCGATCCGTTGGACGTTCTCGACGCCCTGAAAGCGGCCGGCTACTAGATCTGTCCGCACAAACGACGCGACGCCCCCGCGCAGGAGGGCGTCGCGTCGTCTGGCGAACTCTAGAAGATCAGGACACGGTGACCGATTCGATCACGACCGGCTCGGTCGGACGGTCTCCACGATCGGTCGCCGTGGTCGCGATGGCGTCGACCACTTTCTGCGACTCGGGGTCGACGACCTCGCCGAAGATGGTGTGCCTGCGGTTCAGGTGGGGCGTCTTGCCCACCGTGATGAAGAACTGGGAGCCGTTGGTGCCCGGCCCGGCGTTGGCCATGGCCAGCAGGTAGGGCTTGTCGAACTGCAGTTCCGGGTGGAACTCGTCGGCGAACTGGTATCCCGGCCCGCCACGGCCCGTGCCCGTCGGGTCACCGCCCTGGATCATGAAGCCGTCGATGACACGGTGGAAGACGGCCCCGTCGTAGAAGGGACCGGACGTGCCGCCGGAAGCGTTCTCGGTGCTGTAGTCCTTGGTGCCTTGCGCCAACCCAACGAAATTGGCCACGGTCTTCGGAGCGTGGTTTCCGAACAGTGCGATCTTGATGTCACCGCGGTTGGTGTGCAGGGTCGCCGTCGCGGTCTGAATGGGACTCGTCACGAGGGTTGAGTCTGCCACTACGGTCTGCAGCCCCAACCAGCACCCGTCAGTTACCCACCTGAACGGCGCCGAGATGGCAGGCTGGTGTGCAGCTTTCCCCACGGCGGCAGAAAGGTACGAGATGACCGCTACGACCGACGACCGGCTGGCCCCCAATCAACGACTGGCGCGTGGCCTGAAGTACTCCGCGATGGGCTCCGTCGACGTCTCCCGGGGTGTTGTGGGGTTATGCCTGCAGGCGGCCGTGGCAGCAGGAACAAGTGCGCGCAGGCGCTACCAGGACGGCCAGCTGCGCCATCAGCTGGCGGCGGTGGCGGAGAGGCTGGAAGAGGCGCTGCCCGACGTTCTCGCCGACGCGGTCCCGGCCAAGTCGAAGTCCAAGTGCCGGCGTCGACCCTGGCTCATCGCCGGGGTCGCCGCTGCGGTGCTGGCCGGGGGAGCGGTGGCCTTCTCCGTCGTGCGCCGTACCAAGCGGCCCGAGCCGCCCGCGACGCTACCGCCGAGCGTGGAAGTCTCGCCCAAGCCGTAGCGGCGGAGTCGAACACCCAATTCGACGCCGGATTACTTGTTGCCGGCCACTTTGACGCGATCCCTGCGTACGAAGTCGCGTGGATCGTCGTCAGGGACCTCTGAGCAGGTGCATCGTTGGTCCTCAGGAACATCGGCCATGACACTGTCGACGTGCTGACCACAGCCCGCCCAGCCGGTCTTACCGCATATTGCGCACCGCACGGGGTAACACATGAGGCTCTCCTCTCGCTAGGCGTGGCCGTCAGCGCGGATGGCGGACTCGACGTCGACGGCGGAGAGCTCCTTGGTGCAGAAGAACCAGTCCGCGCATTCGACACCTTCGGTCTGACCACCCATCCGTTCCTGTGCGGTCCCGCACGAACCTGGTGGGGGCACGATCACCGGCTCGCCGGGACGCCAGTCGGCCGGCATCGCGACATCGAAGTGGTCGGCTGTTTGCAGGGCCTTGACCACGCGCAGCAACTCGTCGAAGTTACGGCCGAGGCTGAGCGGGTAGTAGATGATCGCGCGGACGATCCCCTTCGGGTCGATGACAAACACTGCACGCACCGCCTTGGCGGAGTCCTCGCCGGGCATGATCATCCCGTATTTCCGCGCGACCTCCATCGAAATGTCCTCGATGAGCGGGAATGTGACCTCGACATCTCGCATGTCGCGGAACGCGATCTTGTCCTTGATCGTGCGCAACCAGGCGATGTGACTGTAGAGACCGTCCACCGACAAGCCCACCAGTTCCGTGTTGTAGTCCGCGAATTGCTGCTGCATGGCGGCGAAGGTCATGAACTCGCTGGTGCACACCGGGGTGAAGTCCGCCGGATGCGAAAACAGGATGACCCACTTGCCGGCGTAGTCGACGGGAAAGTTGATCTGACCCTGCGTTGTGACGGCGGTGAACGCCGGAGCATGGTCTCCGATGCGGGGCATGGCGGTTACGGGGCTTGGCGTCTCTGCGATGGTCATCGTGGTGAATCCTTCCGATAGAACGTGACACCAGTAGGAACATATACCCCATGGGGTATATTCCGGCGTAGCGACGACCACTACCCAGATAACCGATGGGGCGATGTGGGTTGATCGGGAGACGGCAGGGGTGCCAGTTCAAGACCAGGTGCGGCAGATCGTCGAACAGGCTCCATCGAATGGCGATTATCGGGAGGTGCAGGACATAGGCCGACGACGGCGCAATTAAAAGTGGAGCCTAGGAGATTCGAACTCCTGACATCTGCCTTGCAAAGGCAGCGCTCTACCAACTGAGCTAAGGCCCCGTGCCTGGATCAGGACGGCTGTGCCGCCTGGTGCCACACCTCCGCGCTATGCCGGGATCGCCACACGATTCCCGCCACAACCGCCACCGCGAGTGCCAACACCAGCTTCATGGTGGACCTCCGGTTGGCCAGTACCGACACGACCGGCAGTGCCGGTTTCGTGGGCCTAGGAGGACTCGAACCTCCGACCTCTTCGTTATCAGCGAAGCGCTCTAACCGCCTGAGCTATAGGCCCGTATTGGGGACGACCGAGCGACGAGATTACCGTACCGATGCCCGGTCTCCCAAACCGGTTGATTTGGGCTGGTCGGCCGACCGTCAGTCACGGTCGGCGAGCGTCACCTCCACGCCGCCGACCAGGTCGGTGGTGAGGTTGTAGACGAACGCGCCGATGGTGGCCATCGCCGTCATGACGACGATGTTCACCAGGCCGATCAGTGTCGCGCCGCCGAAGATTGTGCCGGCGGAGACCAGCTCACCGCCGGCGTTGCCGCCACTGCTGGTCAGCAGGTCACCGACGTTGCTGTTGAGCTTGCTCCACACCCCCATGCCGCCGAGCACGACGTAGAGGAACGCCACCGCGATCATCCACACAAAAAACAGCGCCGAGGACAGCACCAGGGCCACCTTGAGCACCGTCCACGGGTCGACGCGGCGGATCTGCATGCTGGCCCGGATGGGTCCCTTTGTCGACGTGCGGCTGGCCACTTGGATGCGGCCCGACGCGCCCGAGGACGACGAATGTAGCGACGACGATGCCTCAGCAGCCTTGCGTTGCGGGGGCCGCGGTGTCGGCCCGGACAGGTCCGGTAACTCGCTGGCATACGCCTCGGTGCGGACCGGCTCGGGACGCGACACTTCGGCGCGGGTCGCTTCGGCGCGCGACGGCTCGGGACGCGACGGTTCGGGACGCGACGGTTCCGGACGCGACCGGGGCGGTTCGACTTCGGCCGTATCACCGCCCGAGACGAACCGCTGCAGCCGGGCCTCGACGCCGGGGGAGTGCCCTGCCGGAGTGCGGTCGCCGTCCTGATGCGGTTCGGCAGGCTGCTGAGCGGGCCGGGCAGCTGTGCCCCGCTCCCACGGTGGCACCTCACCGGTCTCGGTGATGTTGCCCGTCGGCCGGGGCACGTTGCCGACGCTCCCGCCCTCGGATCCTGAGCCGTTGGTACTGCTGCCGGACCGGTCGCCCGTACGCGGGTACCCCGGCTCGCTCGGTGAAGTCACCTAACAGCTCCTAAGCTCAGGCCGAGGGCCAGGTGTGCCTCGGCGGCTGCGTCATGTCTCGGAAGACTCGGCGGACTCGGCTTCTTCCGCATCCGGTTCCTCCTCGGCATTGCGCGCAATCGCAATCAGTGTGTCGCCCTCGCCCAGGTTCATCAAGCGGACCCCCTTGGTTTGCCGCCCGGCCTTGCGAACCTGACGGGCCGCGGTCCTGATGACGCCCCCGCCTGAGGTGATGGCATACAGCTCGGTCTCGTCGTCGACGATAAGCGCTCCGACAAGGTTGCCACGCCGACGGTCGTACTGGATCGTCAGGATGCCCTTGCCACCCCGGCCCTGGACCGTGTACTCCTCGATCGCGGTGCGCTTGGCGTACCCGCCCGACGTCGCTACCAGCAGATACGTGTCGGGCTGAACCACGTTGAGGGACAGCAAGCGGTCGTCCTCGTTGAATCGCATGCCCTGGACACCGGAGGTGGCGCGGCCCATCGGCCGCAGCGCCTCGTCGGTGGCCGAGAACCGGATCGACTGCCCGTTGGCACTGACCAACAACAGGTCGTCATCGGCCGAACACAGCACGGCACCGACCAGCTCGTCGCCGTCGCGCAGATTCACCGCGACGATGCCACCGGAACGATTCGAGTCGAAGTCGGTGAGCTTGGACTTCTTCACCAAGCCGTTGCGGGTGGCCAGCACGAGATATGGCTCATCTTCATAGCTCTTGATCTGAATGACCTGAGCAATGCGCTCTTCGGGCTGGAACGCCAGCAGGTTCGCCACATGCTGGCCACGCGCGGTACGCAAGGCCTCCGGCAGTTCATAGGCCTTGGCCCGATACACCCGACCCTGCGTGGTGAAGAACAGGATCCAGTCGTGCGTCGAGCAGACGAAGAAGTGGTTGACGATGTCGTCGGCCTTGAGCCCGGCGCCCTGCACGCCCTTGCCGCCGCGCTTCTGGCTTCGGTACAGGTCGGTTTTGGTGCGCTTGGCGTACCCGGTCTCGGTGATCGTGACGACCACGTCCTCGCGGGCAATCAGGTCCTCATCGCTGACCTCGCCATCGGCGGGGACGATCCGGGTGCGACGGTCGTCGCCGTGCTTCTCGACGATCTCAGCGAGCTCGTCGCGGACGATGGCGCGCTGCCGCTCGGGCTTGGCCAGAATGTCTTCGAGGTCCGCGATCTCGGCTTCGATCTTGGCCAGATCATCGACGATGCGTTGACGTTCCAGAGCAGCCAACCGCCGCAGCTGCATGTCCAAGATGGCCTGGGCCTGGATCTCGTCGACATCCAGGAGCTCCATCAAGCCGGCCCGGGCGACATCGGCATTGGCCGACGCCCGGATCAAGGCGATGACCTCGTCGAGAGCGTCGAGCGCCTTGACCAGACCACGCAGGATATGGGCCCGCTCGTTGGCCTTCCGCAACCGGTAGCGGGTGCGCCGGTTGATGACGTCGAGCTGATGGTCCACGTACAGCCGGATCAGCTGATCCAACCGCAGGGTGCGCGGCACACCGTCGACGATCGACAGCATGTTGGCACCGAAACTGGTCTGTAGCTGAGTGTGCTTATAGAGGTTGTTCAGCACGACCTTGGCGACGGCATCGCGCTTGAGCTCCACCACAATTCGGATGCCGACACGATCGCTGCCCTGGTCCTCAATGTTGGAGATGCCGGCCAGCTTGCCGTCGCGCACCTGCTCGGCGATCGAGGTGATGAAGTTGTCGTGGTTGACCTGATACGGCAGCTCGGTAATGACGATCGAGGTGCGCCCACGGGAGTCTTCCTCGATCTCGACCACACCGCGCATCCGGACCGAACCGCGGCCCGTCTTATAAGTGTCCTCGATCCCCTGCGAGCCGACAATCAAACCGGCAGTGGGGAAGTCGGGCCCTTTGACCCGCTCGCACACCGCGGCCAGCGTGGCTTCTTCATCGGCCTCGTGGTTCTCCAGGCACCAGTACACCGCCTCGGCCAGCTCGCGCAGGTTGTGCGGCGGGATGTTAGTGGCCATACCGACGGCGATACCGCCCGAACCGTTGGCCAGCAGGTTGGGGAACCGGCTCGGCAGAACCGTCGGTTCCTGCACCCGGCCGTCGTAGTTCGGGATGAAATCGACTGTTTCCTCGTCGATTTCACGCAGCATCTCCATAGCCAACGGTGTCAGCCGGGCTTCGGTGTTGTGACTGACGAACCCGTTGGTAATGAACGCGTGGTCTTCGGTATCGACGCGCAGGCTGTACACGGGCTGCACACCTGCGTCGGTCACCGATTCGACCCGGGCGTAATAGAAGCGGCCGTCAGTCAGCTCCGTTGCGATGGCACGAACGTCGGGATCGGCTATATGCGAAAGGATCTCGGCACCATTTCGCCGCCACCGATCGAGCCGATCGATGTTGTGCTTGCGCAGCCACTCCTTGTCAGCCCAGCGACCTCCACCATGGGTGCGGATGAACTCACCAAGACCCGGCACGTGGTCGCCGTCGCGGCCCTTGGCCGCGGCAGGCAGCGCCGACAGGATTCGCTGCAGCTTGGTCTGCTTCACACCACCGAAGCCGATCTGTGTGGCAAACAGCTCCGCCTGCGCACGGTTAGTGATCGCGACCTTGTACTCACCGGTGGCATGCCGATAACGACTCGACACAACACCGAACTCCAGCAGCATCTGCTGGACGTCCTTGGCGAGCTGGTCACTACGCGTCGAATAGGAGACCTGGATCGTGTTGCGCGGCAACGCCGAGCACGATCCGTCGCCTTCGAAGAGCGCCTGAAGGAAGGCGCGCTTGACCACTGTCGCCGAGTGCCACAACCATTCCGGTACGGCCTTGTCTGCCGATCGCTGGCCAATCATGTCGCTAAGCCGGGAGGCCTTGAGCGCCTGCAAGTTATGCACGTCGAGCTCGTGCAGTGTCGACCCTGACGCAATAGTCCGCGACGACACATATCTCGGTCCGCCCACGACAGCGTCATAGGCGGCAACAACGATTTCGAAGAAATCTCGGTCGAGATTATTGAAACCCGCCCGACTCTCGGATACGAAACCTTCACTGATAAAGGCGCCCAGCAGCAGTGCTTCCAGGGTTTCGTACCAGTCGGCAGCACCGAACTCAGCAGGCGGCGTGCGCTGAATCGCCACCCGGTCCCCGGGACGGATCTCTTCGATCAGTTTCCACAGGAGTGTCGGCACGCCAGCAACGTCGACGAGGCACAGCAGTGGGTGGTTGCTCGTCCCCGTGACTGTGTATCCCTCGGTCGTCCTCACCCTGTATGCCTGATGCTCACCCGAATGGAAGAGCCGATCCGCCAATACCGGATTACCGTGCCGATCGACAACCTTGAGATCGATCACGTGCTCGGTGTTCGGCCGCGCCGCGGGCACAACATCAGCGATACGCACCGAGTGACCCATCGGCAGGCGCACGAGCGCATCACCAGTGATGCAGTACCTCATGGCGGCCGGCGGGTCGTTACCCGGCGAGCCGAAGTTGCCCTGGCCGTCGACCAGTGGGTAGCGCAACGACCACGGCTGGGCCATCCGGACCAGGGTGTCGTAGATCGACGCGTCACCGTGCGGGTGATAGTTACCCATCGTCTCGGCGACCGAACGTGCGGACTTGGCATGACTGCGGTCCGGCCGGAAGCCGGAGTCATACATGGCGTAGAGCACCCGGCGGTGCACCGGCTTGAGACCGTCGCGCACCTCCGGCAGCGCGCGGCCGACGATCACGCTCATGGCGTAGTCGATGTAGCTGCGCTGCATCTCCTGCTGAATGTCAACCGGTTCGACGCGGTCTGAGGCGCCGTCGCCAGGCGGCAACGTGGTGTCTGTCATCTAATCCTCGTTCGTCACGGCACGCCCGGGCGACAAAAGCAACCTCGGGCAACCTTTAAAGTCTAGTTGGTCTGCAGCTCAGCACCCCGAGACGCGTCGGGGCAGTGTCGTCAGAAGGCCCAGCTGCCGCCGGCCTCGGCAGGGTGTCGATAGTCGCGCCGGCCGACGAACTCCGTTATATCGAGCGGTCTCTACCCGCCCGGTGGCGGTCCCTCGCCGCGCGGATAGTTGCGGCTGGGATCGGGCCCGGCATCACCGGATTGCCACCGATCGGGGAGCGGTGGCATGTTCCGCCGCCACCCTCCAGGAGTCTCGTGTGTCGGCGCCGGCCTGGCGGGCTGTGCTCCTCCTCCCGGAGATGAGGGCGGGACAAAGTCCGGATGTTCGCGGTATCCGGACGGCGGCGCCTGTTGCGGGACACCGTGACCACCCTGTTGACCGTATTCATGCGGCACGCTCCGCGGTGACGGGCCACTCACCCCGAAGCGAGTCGTCACCTCGCCCATGTCGCGGCGAGCAGGCGGGTGTTGTTTCCGTAGACGCTGAGACGGTTGTTCGGACAGCGACTTGGTGGCTCGCACAGCGAGTACAGCCACCACGGTCTGTGCCAGGGCCAGCACCGCGATGACGATGAGCGCCCAACCGATCTCGGTCTCCACCGGGCGCTTCACCAGGCCCATCACGACCGCCAAGAAACCGAACGCCGACAACACCGCGGCGACGATGCGGTAATGGGTTGCGGGGACCTTGGTTCCAGGGATAGCCAGCAAACCGGCGAAAAGTAGAGCGAGCGTGCCTGTCCCGACCCACGTGGCAATAGGTTGACCGGCCAGTGCCGCAGCACTCTTACCGGTGTATACCGGGCCGGCCTGCATCCCAAAACCGATGACGGCCAACGCGGTAACGCCCAGACCAGCTGGGGCCGTCAGATCGTGCGCAACCGGCTGAACGGCTATCGGATCACCGATTCCCGATGGTTGACCCGGGTAGGCCATGGCGGTCCTCCTCGCGGCGAGCTATCTACTGAAATCGAACCCAGCACAATGTGCTGTGGCTCCTGGGAATACATTGCCGGTCACCTTGGTGTAGCTCGTTTTTCGACGCATATCAGACATCGAGGAAGCGGACGTCCTTGGCATTGCGGGTGATGAAGCTGCGCCGGGCCTCGACATCTTCACCCATCAGGATCGAGAACAGTTCGTCGGCCGCCGCGGCGTCGTCGAGCGTCACCTGACGCAACACCCGGACGGCGGGGTCCATGGTGGTTTCCCATAGCTCCTTGGCGTCCATCTCGCCGAGGCCTTTGTAGCGCTGGATGCCGTCGTCCTTGTTGATCTTCTTCCCCGCGGCAAGGCCAGCCTCGAGCAAGCCGTCACGCTCGCGGTCGGAGTAAGCGAACTCCGGCTCTTGACGCTGCCATTTCAGCTTGTACAGCGGCGGCTGGGCCAGGAAGATGTGCCCGTTTTCCACCAGCGGCTTCATAAACCGGAACAACAA encodes:
- a CDS encoding aminodeoxychorismate/anthranilate synthase component II; the encoded protein is MQVLVVDNYDSFVFNLVQYLGQLGVHAQVWRNDDARLATEADIAKAAQDFDGVLLSPGPGTPERAGASIPLVRACAEAGTPLLGVCLGHQAIGVAFGGTVDRAPELLHGKTSVVHHADAGVLRGLPDPFTATRYHSLTILPETVPAGLEVIGQTDSGVIMAVRHRELPIHGVQFHPESILTEGGHRMLANWLVLCGCPPDENLVRQLEDEVGRAVAAATKRTPA
- a CDS encoding DUF881 domain-containing protein, with the translated sequence MDRPRRSRWRFGVPVVCLLAGLLLAATHGVSGGGEIRRSDAPRLVDLVREAQQSVERLTAQRDALADQVDSHHGGTPTSHAALKAITGRADALAVDADITPMRGPGLVVTLNDAQRDAQGRFPGDAAPDDLVVHQQDIQAVLNALWSAGAEGIQMQDQRIMAGSAPRCVGNTLLLNGRTYSPPYVITAVGDAGAMQAALAAAPLVTLYKRYVVRFGLGYVEEPRAQVDLVGHTEPVRMRYAQPAGPIGY
- the crgA gene encoding cell division protein CrgA, which translates into the protein MPKSKVRKKNDFTIKPVSRTPVKVKAGPSSIWFVALFIGLMLFGLIWLLVFQLAATNPIDTPSFLQWMAELGPWNYAIAFAFMITGLLLTMRWH
- a CDS encoding PH domain-containing protein, which encodes MQQTQWSPSTLGILACGITGLVMATGAVTLITDSPGRVLAGVAGVGLITFASFSWRARPKLAITGEGLAIGGWWRTRTLRRNDIRSIRITEFRRIGRKVRLLEVDTVDDRLTVFTRWDLGTDPLDVLDALKAAGY
- a CDS encoding peptidylprolyl isomerase; amino-acid sequence: MADSTLVTSPIQTATATLHTNRGDIKIALFGNHAPKTVANFVGLAQGTKDYSTENASGGTSGPFYDGAVFHRVIDGFMIQGGDPTGTGRGGPGYQFADEFHPELQFDKPYLLAMANAGPGTNGSQFFITVGKTPHLNRRHTIFGEVVDPESQKVVDAIATTATDRGDRPTEPVVIESVTVS
- the cwsA gene encoding cell wall synthesis protein CwsA, whose product is MTATTDDRLAPNQRLARGLKYSAMGSVDVSRGVVGLCLQAAVAAGTSARRRYQDGQLRHQLAAVAERLEEALPDVLADAVPAKSKSKCRRRPWLIAGVAAAVLAGGAVAFSVVRRTKRPEPPATLPPSVEVSPKP
- a CDS encoding peroxiredoxin; translation: MTIAETPSPVTAMPRIGDHAPAFTAVTTQGQINFPVDYAGKWVILFSHPADFTPVCTSEFMTFAAMQQQFADYNTELVGLSVDGLYSHIAWLRTIKDKIAFRDMRDVEVTFPLIEDISMEVARKYGMIMPGEDSAKAVRAVFVIDPKGIVRAIIYYPLSLGRNFDELLRVVKALQTADHFDVAMPADWRPGEPVIVPPPGSCGTAQERMGGQTEGVECADWFFCTKELSAVDVESAIRADGHA
- a CDS encoding DUF3566 domain-containing protein; this translates as MTSPSEPGYPRTGDRSGSSTNGSGSEGGSVGNVPRPTGNITETGEVPPWERGTAARPAQQPAEPHQDGDRTPAGHSPGVEARLQRFVSGGDTAEVEPPRSRPEPSRPEPSRPEPSRAEATRAEVSRPEPVRTEAYASELPDLSGPTPRPPQRKAAEASSSLHSSSSGASGRIQVASRTSTKGPIRASMQIRRVDPWTVLKVALVLSSALFFVWMIAVAFLYVVLGGMGVWSKLNSNVGDLLTSSGGNAGGELVSAGTIFGGATLIGLVNIVVMTAMATIGAFVYNLTTDLVGGVEVTLADRD
- the gyrA gene encoding intein-containing DNA gyrase subunit A, with amino-acid sequence MTDTTLPPGDGASDRVEPVDIQQEMQRSYIDYAMSVIVGRALPEVRDGLKPVHRRVLYAMYDSGFRPDRSHAKSARSVAETMGNYHPHGDASIYDTLVRMAQPWSLRYPLVDGQGNFGSPGNDPPAAMRYCITGDALVRLPMGHSVRIADVVPAARPNTEHVIDLKVVDRHGNPVLADRLFHSGEHQAYRVRTTEGYTVTGTSNHPLLCLVDVAGVPTLLWKLIEEIRPGDRVAIQRTPPAEFGAADWYETLEALLLGAFISEGFVSESRAGFNNLDRDFFEIVVAAYDAVVGGPRYVSSRTIASGSTLHELDVHNLQALKASRLSDMIGQRSADKAVPEWLWHSATVVKRAFLQALFEGDGSCSALPRNTIQVSYSTRSDQLAKDVQQMLLEFGVVSSRYRHATGEYKVAITNRAQAELFATQIGFGGVKQTKLQRILSALPAAAKGRDGDHVPGLGEFIRTHGGGRWADKEWLRKHNIDRLDRWRRNGAEILSHIADPDVRAIATELTDGRFYYARVESVTDAGVQPVYSLRVDTEDHAFITNGFVSHNTEARLTPLAMEMLREIDEETVDFIPNYDGRVQEPTVLPSRFPNLLANGSGGIAVGMATNIPPHNLRELAEAVYWCLENHEADEEATLAAVCERVKGPDFPTAGLIVGSQGIEDTYKTGRGSVRMRGVVEIEEDSRGRTSIVITELPYQVNHDNFITSIAEQVRDGKLAGISNIEDQGSDRVGIRIVVELKRDAVAKVVLNNLYKHTQLQTSFGANMLSIVDGVPRTLRLDQLIRLYVDHQLDVINRRTRYRLRKANERAHILRGLVKALDALDEVIALIRASANADVARAGLMELLDVDEIQAQAILDMQLRRLAALERQRIVDDLAKIEAEIADLEDILAKPERQRAIVRDELAEIVEKHGDDRRTRIVPADGEVSDEDLIAREDVVVTITETGYAKRTKTDLYRSQKRGGKGVQGAGLKADDIVNHFFVCSTHDWILFFTTQGRVYRAKAYELPEALRTARGQHVANLLAFQPEERIAQVIQIKSYEDEPYLVLATRNGLVKKSKLTDFDSNRSGGIVAVNLRDGDELVGAVLCSADDDLLLVSANGQSIRFSATDEALRPMGRATSGVQGMRFNEDDRLLSLNVVQPDTYLLVATSGGYAKRTAIEEYTVQGRGGKGILTIQYDRRRGNLVGALIVDDETELYAITSGGGVIRTAARQVRKAGRQTKGVRLMNLGEGDTLIAIARNAEEEPDAEEAESAESSET
- a CDS encoding DUF5336 domain-containing protein, producing MAYPGQPSGIGDPIAVQPVAHDLTAPAGLGVTALAVIGFGMQAGPVYTGKSAAALAGQPIATWVGTGTLALLFAGLLAIPGTKVPATHYRIVAAVLSAFGFLAVVMGLVKRPVETEIGWALIVIAVLALAQTVVAVLAVRATKSLSEQPSQRLRKQHPPARRDMGEVTTRFGVSGPSPRSVPHEYGQQGGHGVPQQAPPSGYREHPDFVPPSSPGGGAQPARPAPTHETPGGWRRNMPPLPDRWQSGDAGPDPSRNYPRGEGPPPGG